A window of Clostridioides sp. ES-S-0010-02 genomic DNA:
AGTTCTCTAAAAATCTATCATAAAATCCTCCGCCATATCCCAATCTATAGCAATGTATGTCATATGCAACAGCTGGAACAATTACAACATCTAAAGCTTTAATATCAATTTTAGGCGATTTTTCGTTAGGTTCTCTTATTCCATATGCACCAATTTTTAGTCCGTTATCTAAATCTGTTATTTGAGTAGGAATTAATGTATGATTTTCTTTTATTGTAATAGGACTTGAGACTATTTTCTTTAGAGATAAAAGTTTTTTGATTAAATTATCTGTGTTAACTTCGTTATTAAAATCTAGATAAAGCATTATGTTAGTTGCGTTTCTTATATCCTCCATTTGAAGTAATTTTTCTGTTATCAAATTTGAATTATTTAGTATAAAATCAGCACCTTTATTTTTTCTATGCTCAATAACTTTTTTCCTAAATTCTTTTTTCATAAAATATTCCTCCCTTAATATGTTATAATGTGAACAGAATTTATATTCTAATATAAATTTTAGTATAGTTTATTGTAATAAGGCAATATATTTGGGTAAATGTAATAAAAATAACAGCTAGTCATATAATATATAATAGTTTATGTAAAAGGAGATGTATCTTGTGATTTCAAAAAAGAAAGCTA
This region includes:
- a CDS encoding 5-formyltetrahydrofolate cyclo-ligase produces the protein MKKEFRKKVIEHRKNKGADFILNNSNLITEKLLQMEDIRNATNIMLYLDFNNEVNTDNLIKKLLSLKKIVSSPITIKENHTLIPTQITDLDNGLKIGAYGIREPNEKSPKIDIKALDVVIVPAVAYDIHCYRLGYGGGFYDRFLENLRKDAITIGIAFDFQVFDSIPKETHDAQLNYIVTETRILTPNN